The following proteins are encoded in a genomic region of Nicotiana sylvestris chromosome 4, ASM39365v2, whole genome shotgun sequence:
- the LOC104221660 gene encoding F-box/kelch-repeat protein At1g67480, which produces MLGVVSGNKRVTASSMCSTDLSQQDSLGFDSFLTYNYVSDGPILPGLPDDVAKYCLALVPRSDFPAMGGACKRWRSFLRSKEFISIRKLAGLLEEWLYVLTVNAEGRESYWEVFDCLGNKHHQLPQMPGHIKAAFGIVVLNGKLLVMGGHSMIDESGSVSTDVYQYDSYLNRWSKMASMNMARYDFACAEVNGMVYAVGGFGIDGESLSCAEVYDPDQDKWTVIESLRRPRWGCFACGFGGKLYIMGGRSSFTIGNSRSVDVYNPKSHTWGEMKKGCVMVTAHAVLEKKLFCIEWKNQRKLSIFNPEDNSWKMEPVPVTGSSSIRFQFGILDGKLLLFSLQGNPGYNTLLYNPNAAPESQWQTCDIKPSGACLCTVTIKA; this is translated from the exons atgcTTGGTGTTGTAAGCGGAAACAAGAGAGTCACTGCATCGAGTATGTGTTCCACAGATTTGAGCCAGCAAGATAGTCTAGGTTTTGATTCCTTTTTAACTTATAATTATGTGTCTGATGGCCCCATCTTGCCTGGACTGCCAGATGATGTGGCAAAGTATTGCCTTGCACTTGTTCCCCGATCCGATTTTCCTGCTATGGGTGGTGCCTGCAAGCGGTGGAGGTCATTTCTGCGAAGCAAAGAGTTTATCAGCATTAGAAAGCTGGCTGGTCTGCTTGAGGAATGGCTTTATGTCCTGACTGTGAATGCTGAAGGAAGAGAAAGCTACTGGGAGGTTTTCGACTGTTTAGGAAACAAACACCATCAGCTCCCACAGATGCCCGGTCATATAAAGGCTGCTTTTGGAATTGTAGTTCTCAATGGTAAACTTCTTGTTATGGGTGGTCATTCCATGATTGATGAATCTGGGTCGGTGTCAACCGACGTTTATCAATACGATTCTTACTTGAACAG GTGGAGCAAAATGGCTAGCATGAACATGGCACGTTATGATTTTGCTTGTGCTGAGGTGAATGGAATGGTTTATGCAGTTGGTGGTTTCGGGATAGATGGAGAATCTCTTTCTTGTGCTGAGGTTTATGATCCAGATCAAGATAAATGGACTGTGATCGAGAGTCTTCGCAGGCCAAGGTGGGGCTGCTTTGCGTGTGGATTTGGGGGAAAGCTTTATATTATGGGTGGTCGATCAAGTTTTACAATTGGGAATTCAAGGTCTGTTGATGTGTATAATCCCAAGAGTCACACTTGGGGCGAGATGAAAAAAGGTTGTGTTATGGTTACCGCTCATGCTGTTCTGGAAAAAAAGCTCTTCTGCATAGAATGGAAGAACCAGCGGAAACTATCCATTTTCAATCCGGAGGACAATTCATGGAAGATGGAGCCAGTTCCAGTGACAGGGAGTTCAAGCATTCGATTCCAGTTTGGCATACTGGATGGGAAGCTTTTGCTGTTTTCTCTACAAGGCAATCCTGGTTATAACACCCTGCTATATAATCCTAATGCAGCTCCAGAATCACAGTGGCAGACTTGTGACATAAAGCCATCTGGTGCGTGCCTTTGTACTGTTACAATCAAGGCATAA